DNA sequence from the Perca flavescens isolate YP-PL-M2 chromosome 3, PFLA_1.0, whole genome shotgun sequence genome:
caagCATCAGGAGATTTGAAGATGTCTGGTCTCAAACAAGATATTAATCCAGCCAAGTTAAAGGTAAAGGGTGTGGACATCAAGACAGGTGGTACAGAAGGCCCAGGTGTATCCCTCAAACTTCCCAATGTCAAACTACCAACAGTTGACATCTCAGCTCCAAGGGTGGATCTAGACTTTGGCCTCACTAAACCTAAAGGTGACGATGTGGAAGTGGAACTTCTGAAagcagagggaggcaggccttCTTCAGGGGGCAGCTTTGATCTACCTAATGTCTCCCTTAAAGTCCCCAGTTTTTCTCTTCCCAGATTTGGTGGAAAGTCTAAGAGTGGTGATTTGGTGATATCTGGCCCCAAGGGGGATGTTTCCCTCAGCGCACCACATGTGGAAGGAGAGATTAGGGCACCATCAGTGGAGTTTGATGGGGATGGAAAGGTCAAGGTGAAAAAACCTAAAATCAAAATGCCCTCATTTGGTATATCCAAAAAGCATGCAGATGTATCCGTGTCATGTCCTGATGTGGATGTTAAAGTAAAGAAAGGGAAAATTGGCATTTCTAAACCAGAAGTCAATGTTGGGAGCCCAGATGATAAATCAAAATACAAAGTGAAATTCCCTAAGTTTAAAATATCATCAGCAAAAGGTCAACTCTCAGAGGGAGAGGTTGATGCGAAACTAGAGGGAAATGTGGAAGGAAAAGGTGGCTTCCATGCACCTGACGTCACTGTCAAACTACCAAAGTTCTCCATGCTAGGATTTGGCTCCAAAGAAAAAGATTTAGGTAAGCCAAGTGGTTACCTTGAGTCGAAGGCCAAAGTTAAGATGCCCTCTGTCGAACTGTCGCtaccagcagctaaaacaccaGATAATGAGATTCTCCTTCCCAAAGCAGAGGTTGATGTCTCAGAGGCTGATATCAGAGGTTATGAGGGAAACCTCAAAATTCCCAAAATGCCCATGATTGATGTTTCCATTCCCAAAATAGACCTAGATGTGTCCCTGCCAAAAGTAAAGCATGATGCAAAGGTTGATGAACAAGGAGGAAAATTCAAGATACCACACATCAAGATGCCTGACATTGACTTCTCCCTTCCTAAAGGTAAAGCAGGTGACACTGAAGGAGGTCACGTTGGAGTCGATGCAGAAGGAGGAAAATTTAAAATGCCTCACGTAAAAATGCCAGATGTTGACATCTCTCTGCCCAAAGGAAAGATTGAGGGTCCAGACATTGAAATGGAGGGAGGTACTGGAGGAAAAttcaaaatgcctcacatgaAAATGCCCAACATTGACATCTCTCTGCCAAAAGGAAAGATCGAAGGTCCAGACATTGAAATGGAGGGAGGTACCGGAGGAAAGttcaaaatgcctcacatgaAAATGCCACATGTTGACATGTCTCTGCCCAAAGGAAAGATTGAAGGTCCAGATGTTGAAATGGAGGGAGGTACCGGAGGAAAGttcaaaatgcctcacatgaAAATGCCCAACATCGACATCTCTCTACCAAAAGGAGAGATTGAAGGTCCAGAGATTGAAATGGAGGGAGGTACTGGAGGAAAGttcaaaatgcctcacatgaAAATGCCAGATGTTGACATCTCTCTACCTAAAGGAAAGATTGAGGGTCCAGAGATGGAGATCAAAGGAGAAGGTGGAAAATTCAAGATGCCACATCTCAGCATGCCCTCTGTTGATATTTCACTGCCCAAAGGAAAGATTCAGGGTCCAGACATTGAAATGGAGGGAGGTACCGGAGGAAAAttcaaaatgcctcacatgaAAATGCCAGATGTTGACATCTGTCTACCTAAAGGAAAGATTGAGGGTCCAGACATTGAAATGGAGGGAGGTACTGGAGGAAAAttcaaaatgcctcacatgaAAATGCCCAACGTTGACATCTCTCTACCTAAAGGAAAGATTGAGGGTCCAGACATTGAAATGGAGGGAGGTACTGGAGGAAAAttcaaaatgcctcacatgaAAATGCCCAACGTTGACATCTCTACCTAAAGGAAAGATTGAGGGTCCAGACATTGAAATGGAGGGAGGTACTGGAGGAAAAttcaaaatgcctcacatgaAAATGCCCAACGTTGACATCTCTCTACCTAAAGGAAAAATTGAGGGTCCAGAGATGGAGATCAAAGGAGAAGGTGGAAAATTCAAGATGCCACATCTCAGCATGCCCTCTGTTGATATTTCACTGCCAAAAGGAAAGGTTGAGGGTCCAGACATTGAAATGGAGGGAGGTACTGGAGGAAAAttcaaaatgcctcacatgaAAATGCCCAACGTTGACATCTCTCTACCCAAAGGAAAGATTGAGGGTCCAGACATTGAAATGGAGGGAGGTACTGGAGGAAAAttcaaaatgcctcacatgaAAATGCCTAACGTTGACATCTCTCTACCTAAAGGAAAGATTGAGGGTCCAGACATTGAAATGGAGGGAGGTACTGGAGGAAAAttcaaaatgcctcacatgaAAATGCCCAACGTTGACATCTCTCTACCTAAAGGAAAGATTGAGGGTCCAGAGATGGAGATCAAAGGAGAAGGTGGAAAATTCAAGATGCCACATCTCAGCATGCCCTCTGTTGATATTTCACTGCCAAAAGGAAAAGTTGAGGGTCCAGACATTGAAATGGAGGGAGGTACTGGAGGAAAAttcaaaatgcctcacatgaAAATGCCCAACATTGACATCTCTCTGCCCAAAGGAAAGATTGAGGGTCCAGACATTGAAATGGAGGAAGGTACTGGAGGAAAAttcaaaatgcctcacatgaAAATGCCCAACGTTGACATTTCTCTACCTAAAGGAAAGATTGAAGGTCCAGATGTTGAAATGGAGGGAAGGACTGGAGGAAAGttcaaaatgcctcacatgaAAATGCCAGATGTTGACATCTCTCTACCTAAAGGAAAGATTGAGGGTCCAGAGATGGAGATCAAAGGAGAAGGTGGAAAATTCAAGATGCCACATCTCAGCATGCCCTCTGTTGATATTTCACTGCCAAAAGGAAAGGTTGAGGGTCCAGACATTGAAATGGAGGGAGGTACTGGAGGAAAAttcaaaatgcctcacatgaAAATGCCCAACATTGACATCTCTCTGCCCAAAGGAAAGATTGAGGGTCCAGACATTGAAATGGAGGAAGGTACTGGAGGAAAAttcaaaatgcctcacatgaAAATGCCCAACGTTGACATCTCTCTACCTAAAGGAAAGATTGAAGGTCCAGATGTTGAAATGGAGGGAAGGACTGGAGGAAAGttcaaaatgcctcacatgaAAATGCCAGATGTTGACATCTCTCTACCTAAAGGAAAGATTGAGGGTCCAGAGATGGAGATCAAAGGAGAAGGTGGAAAATTCAAGATGCCACATCTCAGCATGCCCTCTGTTGATATTTCACTGCCAAAAGGAAAGGTTGAGGGTCCAGACATTGAAATGGAGGGAGGTACTGGAGGAAAAttcaaaatgcctcacatgaAAATGCCAGATTTTGACATCTCTCTACCTAAAGGAAAGATTGAAGGTCCAGATGTTGAAATGGAGGGAAGGACTGGAGGAAAGttcaaaatgcctcacatgaAAATGCCAGATGTTGACATCTCTCTACCTAAAAGAAAGATTGAGGGTCCAGACATTGAAATGGAGGGAGGTACTGGAGGAAAAttcaaaatgcctcacatgaAAATGCCAGATGTTGACATCTCTCTACCTAAAGGAAAGATTGAAGGTCCAGATGTTGAAATGGAGGGAAGGACTGGAGGAATGttcaaaatgcctcacatgaAAATGCCAGATGTTGACATCTCTCTGCCCAAAGGAAAGATTGAGGGTCCAGACATTGAAATGGAGGGAGGTACCGGAGGAAAGTTCAAAATGCCTGACATGAAAATGCCAGATGTTGACATCTCTCTACCTAAAGGAAAGATTGAGGGTCCAGATGTTGAAATGGAGGGAGGGACTGGAGGAAAGttcaaaatgcctcacatgaAAATGCCAGATGTTGACATCTCTCTGCCCAAAGGAAAGATTGAAGGTCCAGATGTTGAAATGGAGGGAAGGACTGGAGGAAAGttcaaaatgcctcacatgaAAATGCCAGGTTTTGACATCTCTCTACCTAAAGGAAAGATTGAAGGTCCAGATGTTGAAATGGAGAGAAGGACTGGAGGAAAGttcaaaatgcctcacatgaAAATGCCAGGTTTTGACATCTCTCTACCTAAAGGAAAGATTGAAGGTCCAGATGTTGAAATTGAGGGAAGGACTGGAGGAAAGttcaaaatgcctcacatgaAAATGCCAGATGTTGACATCTCTCTACCTAAAGGAAAGATTGAGGGTCCAGAGATGGAGATCAAAGGAGAAGGTGGAAAATTCAAGATGCCACATCTCAGCATGCCCTCTGTTGATATTTCACTGCCAAAAGGAAAGGTTGAGGGTCCAGACATTGAAATGGAGGGAGGTACTGGAGGAAAAttcaaaatgcctcacatgaAAATGCCAGATTTTGACATCTCTCTACCTAAAGGAAAGATTGAGGGTCCAGACATTGAAATGGAGGGAGGTACTGGAGGAAAAttcaaaatgcctcacatgaAAATGCCAGATTTTGACATCTCTCTACCTAAAGGAAAGATTGAAGGTCCAGATGTTGAAATGGAGGGAAGGACTGGAGGAAAGttcaaaatgcctcacatgaAAATGCCAGATGTTGACATCTCTCTACCTAAAAGAAAGATTGAGGGTCCAGACATTGAAATGGAGGGAGGTACTGGAGGAAAAttcaaaatgcctcacatgaAAATGCCAGATGTTGACATCTCTCTACCTAAAGGAAAGATTGAAGGTCCAGATGTTGAAATGGAGGGAAGGACTGGAGGAATGttcaaaatgcctcacatgaAAATGCCAGATGTTGACATCTCTCTGCCCAAAGGAAAGATTGAGGGTCCAGACATTGAAATGGAGGGAGGTACCGGAGGAAAGTTCAAAATGCCTGACATGAAAATGCCAGATGTTGACATCTCTCTACCTAAAGGAAAGATTGAGGGTCCAGATGTTGAAATGGAGGGAAGGACTCGAGGAAAGttcaaaatgcctcacatgaAAATGCCAGATGTTGACATCTCTCTGCCAAAAGGAAAGATTGGGGGTCCAGACATTGAAATGGAGGGAAGTACCGGAGGAAAGTTCAAAATTCCTCACATGAAAATGCCAGATGTTGACATCTCTTTACCTAAAGGAAAGATTGAGGGTCCAGATATGGAGATCAAAGGAGAAGGTGGGAAATTCAAGATGCCACATCTTAGCATGCCCTCTGTTGATATTTCACTGCCCAAAGGAAAAATTGAGGGTCCAGACATTGAAATGGAGGGAGGTACTGGAGGAAAAttcaaaatgcctcacatgaAAATGCCCAACATCGACATCTCTCTGCCAAAAGGAAAGATTGAAGGTCCAGACGTTGAAATGGAGGGAGGTACTGGAGGGAAGttcaaaatgcctcacatgaAAATGCCAGATGTTGACATCTCTCTACCTAAAGGAAAGACTGAAGGTCCAGACGTTGAAATAGAGGGAGGTACCGGAGGGAAGTTCAAAATGCCTCTCATGAAAATGCCCAACATTGATGTCTCTCTCCCCAAAGGAAAGATTGAAGGCCCAGATGTCGAAATAGAGGGAGGTGCAGGAGGAAAGTTCAAATTGCCTCATTGGAAAATGCCAGATGTTGACATTGCTTTTTCCAAAGGAAAATCTGGCAAAATTGAAGGAGTGGAGTTGGAGATTGAGGTAGGCAAATCTGCAATGCCACACATTACAATGCCCTCAGTAGACATGTCACTGCCAAAAGGAAAGACTGAGGGTCCCAAAGTTGAAATTAAGGGTGAGGGAGGAAAGTTCAAGATGCCAAAAGTGGACATATCTCTTCCAAAAGGAAAACCTTCAATCAAAGGTCCAGAGGTAGATATTAAGGGAGATGGGGGACAGTTCAAAATGCCTAATGTGGGCATATCTATCCCCAAAGGAAAAGAAAGTATTGACATATCAGAGGAGAAAATGGCAGCAGATGGAGGAACCATCCAACTGCCCCATGTCAAGATGCCCAAAGTTGATATTTCACTTCCTAAAGGTAAAAGTAAAGATATTGAAGCAACTGCTATAGAGATGGAAGTCACAGGAGGAAAGTTCAAAGGTCCACATGTTAAACTTCCAAAGGGGGGTATATCAGTGCTGAAGGATAAATCAGGTGAAGTGGAGATCAACTTACCAACAGTTGAGGCAGGAGGGAAAGTTAAAGTGCCACAGGTCACATCACCAGATCTGGACATCGATGTGAGACTTGGTAAACCTAAACAAGACACAGAGGCTCATGGGGAAGCTGATTTGCATGTTGAGGGAGAGCACAAAGGTCTGAAACTCAAGATGCCAACAATAGATATCAAAGGTCCAAAAGGAGACCTGGAGCTTGATATAGGACTTCATAGAGGAGAGGGCAATAAGGACAGGAAAAAAATTGAACTACCTGACTTGGACCTCAACACaacaggtagcagcagcaaagTAAAGGGGCCTAAAGTCAAAGGAACAAAATTCAAGATTGGAAtgccaaaaaagaaaactggcAGAGATGTAACAGCAGAAGCAAAAATATGCAAAAAATGTGGGGATGAAGAGATAGGTGGTAAAGCCAAACACAGATGCAGGGGTAAAGAAAGATTTGAACATGATGTTAAACTTGAAACTCACAACGGACATAAAGACAACAAAGATCGTATTAACATCCCAGTGCCAGAGGTTACAATACCAACCAAACAAGGTTCAGCAGAATTAGGAACAGGGGGAGAGGGTAGCCTCTTGTCACCCAGAGCAGATATCAAAGTCCCTAGGATTCCAGACATAGAGTTTGATATTGCTACATCACATAATGAAGATGAGGACAAAACCGAAAAAGGCAAGAAAATCAAAATCCCAAAGTTTGGTGTCCCATTACCCTCCATGTCCTCTCCTGAGGgaaaattgaatatctttgggccAGAAATTCAGTATGAGGGCCCTAAAATGCCCAAAGTAAAGAAAGCTGTCTTTGTCTTGGTAAATCCTCCTCAAACAGGTGAGCATGCTGCATGCACAGGCCACCTAGAAAAGGAGACAACACCTGAGGCTGACAAAGAGGATGTCAAAGTGAAGATgcccaaaataaaaatgaagccAAGCTTTGGGAAGTCCAAAGATAAAGCAGCTGCTGTGTCATTTTCTCCTGGCAAATCAGGGTCGTTTGATGTCAATCTAAGGGGCAACGGTTCAGGTTCAAGTCTAAACGGTGAAAAAGATGCATGTCCTCACAAGGCCTCCAATGACGATAAAAGGACTTTCAGTGGCAAAATTAAACTTCCAAAGGTGGAGTTAACCTCTCCATATGGCAAGATGGCTGCAGAGGGGGAGGACACTGAAATGAGTTTGAAACTGGGAAAGGATTCATCACCAGGAGAAGTGGAGGGAGACACTAAAGGGCTTGAAGTACAATCAGGCAAGATGGCCTTCGCTGGTTTTAGTGACGAGCTCTCGAAGGATGTGGTGTCATCTCATGCCAGAACAGATATGCTGGACAGAGACAGCTCAGAGTCCCCTGCTAGTTTTACCATGGAGTTCAGCTCAGCAAAGGTCCAGTCTTGGAGCGAGGTCGAGAGCCACAGCAGAGAGTCTGAAGAAAGAGAGTCTTCCCCCTGGTTCAAGGTCCCAAAGTTCACCCTGAAGCCACACTCCACAGGTAGGAATAAAGAAACTATCAACTGAGATgacaagacatttgaaaaatTAGTCATGgaattttttacaaaaggttGATGTCCAGGTCAAACATGTTTTATCATACTCGTTAAAGAGGAGTTAATGACTTGATTACTTGTTTATATTgaacagtatatacagtataggttAACCTTATCTTATAATGATTCATTCAGTTTGTATTTAAACACTTAAACACCTGCTGACCAGCTCCATTATGGGATGTGAAGGACTCATATTAAGGCCTAAAGTCGGTATGTGTTAGCCTTTGCTGCATTGATTTTGgcctctctttttttattcatctttCGCAAGTTCCCCAAACTTTAAAGTGCAATATTAAACCACTGGAGTACTCCTTTGAACAACACAGTGAATAATTGCACAAATCTTCCagaattaataataatgttcaCAATATGTATAAGCTTTGTATGTGTTTCATACTTGACACCTGCATTCTATCATTACTTCACTATATtatagtatacagtacaggccaaaagtttggacacaccttctcattcaatttctttcctttattttc
Encoded proteins:
- the prx gene encoding neuroblast differentiation-associated protein AHNAK isoform X5; the protein is MDSETTDEQTCEEDASQSVEIVVEAEAGASGYSVTGGGQRGIFVKDVLRDSPAAKHLSLQEGDQLLSAKVYFDNVKYEDALKILQCAEPYKVSFQLKRSIPGVEVCVRPRVPSVEVKGPKAKTAKMSVKGSKAFKAKKKRGGRFGLKRLKEKRREELVIEGTPPRLEMSDVDVEFSLPKFKQRRSTKVEAEGAGGAAAVGKAKRRIRFPHMKTKSYTGEDAGGKVETGQLEGQVNISSPAIPGAKVKTKGKGHKFGITFPRTKHTKSGSALETGSVELKPPSVIIQQPSVEFSLSGDKKVDAEKGGVKLNVPDVEFALPSGKGEASLPAVKGKAEIKVPKIDIKGGVDAEAAVGRVDVDIGKGDAKLRMPKLKLPKVRLSRHSDEIDGDIKVKAKGMKVPHANIIPKVEITGGGEINLPEANITKPKMEVDLSGKATSIKMPSVDIPLPKVKGKSDMDVSLPEYEGAGKTAIKMPAIDISVPDVDFELDTRHRIPDEVEGTFKGPKISMPKVDMSLPKMGSSNVDIEGLEGGGKFSLPSVDISPPKVKTEGGDVDMHYYVGGDGKFKMPEFDISLPNLKSPEGEVNIKAEGFKLPKVDLTLPKGKAVMTDITDIEGGGKFQVPSIDISLPKMKTGEVVVDIEGPEVKGGKFEMPTLDISLPKGKMEGDIDVEGHAGKGGKFKMPTFDVSLPKLKQPEGHVNIETPTLEGGGKIKMPSLDISMPKGKLEDDIEIEGPSAKGGRFKMPSLDVRLPKMGTTGAEVDLKGPEIKGEKIEMPSIDISLPKGKSKGEVDIEGKEGKFKMPSYNINLPKMKLSEGEVVLEGPEIKGGKIETPTVDFSVPQGNLEGDLDIGGSKVKGGKFNMPSLDISLPKMKLPEGDMKLECPELPNVDFSLPKANVEGNIELEGSDGSGHRFKMPTFDISFPKMKTKEGEVDIEGPEVKGGAKFNMPSLDISPPAMKSPKGEVEIDASGAKGGKFQMPSLDILLPKIKSQGGDIDIESPEFKADLDLKGGEIKGGKINMPTVDFTLPKGKAEGKMNIEGPAGKGGKFKMPTFDKSLPKMKMPEGNIGLEGPSVDISIPKGKVEGDIETKGKGGLFHIPSIDVSLPKIKSKRGDINIEGPEIKGGGIKMPTIDISTPQGSLEGDFTVEGEGKEGKFSLPSVDIALPEVKFPEGDVNFQGPKVKGWKYEMPKVNLSLPKGKAQGDIDLDICSGKDGNIEIQSYHTGLPRGKFKGPELKGGQINMPDIDLSLPKGKADLSIEGPEEKGGKFKMPKFDVSLPKINLPEGNVKLEGPGIKGKMEMPTVDISLPKGKLAGDVDTEGNGGKGGKFHMPSLDISLPKIKGDMSLPKIKSPEVDISLEGPDVEGGKFNLPTVAISLPKGKAEGDLDVEGPEVKGGTFKMPKGEVSLPKVSLPEGDVKIKSPEIKGGKIEMPDINMSLPKGKAGGEIEGHAGKGGKFHMPSVDISLPKMKAKGPEINIVGPKVKVGKLNIPSLDVSLPKVKSPDVDTSLEGPDLKGGKVNIPTVDISLPKGKVESDINVEGLEVKGGKFKMPKFDVSLPKVSLPKVDANVEGPDMKGRNEMPTLDISLPKGKADVDIDIDGHSVKGGKLHMPSLDISIPKMKAKGVDVDIEGPELKGNISLTKGNAEGDLDIEGPEVKEGTFKMPKFDISLPKVNLPEGDVKIKGPDIKGGKIEMPDIDLSLPKGKAKGEIDIEGHAGGKFHMPSVDISLPKLKAKGVDVNIEGPELKGGKINMPDIDLSLPKGNADLSIEGSEVKGGKFKMPKFDVSLPKMNLLEGNVKVEGPEMPAVDISVPVEREEGDIKIEGPSGKGKIEVTKVDLSGKKGGGLHMPTLDINLPKFDLDLSLPSGLKDQSLKVDTSGQASGDLKMSGLKQDINPAKLKVKGVDIKTGGTEGPGVSLKLPNVKLPTVDISAPRVDLDFGLTKPKGDDVEVELLKAEGGRPSSGGSFDLPNVSLKVPSFSLPRFGGKSKSGDLVISGPKGDVSLSAPHVEGEIRAPSVEFDGDGKVKVKKPKIKMPSFGISKKHADVSVSCPDVDVKVKKGKIGISKPEVNVGSPDDKSKYKVKFPKFKISSAKGQLSEGEVDAKLEGNVEGKGGFHAPDVTVKLPKFSMLGFGSKEKDLGKPSGYLESKAKVKMPSVELSLPAAKTPDNEILLPKAEVDVSEADIRGYEGNLKIPKMPMIDVSIPKIDLDVSLPKVKHDAKVDEQGGKFKIPHIKMPDIDFSLPKGKAGDTEGGHVGVDAEGGKFKMPHVKMPDVDISLPKGKIEGPDIEMEGGTGGKFKMPHMKMPNIDISLPKGKIEGPDIEMEGGTGGKFKMPHMKMPHVDMSLPKGKIEGPDVEMEGGTGGKFKMPHMKMPNIDISLPKGEIEGPEIEMEGGTGGKFKMPHMKMPDVDISLPKGKIEGPDVEMEGRTGGKFKMPHMKMPDVDISLPKGKIEGPDVEMEGRTGGKFKMPHMKMPDVDISLPKGKIEGPEMEIKGEGGKFKMPHLSMPSVDISLPKGKVEGPDIEMEGGTGGKFKMPHMKMPDFDISLPKGKIEGPDVEMEGRTGGKFKMPHMKMPDVDISLPKRKIEGPDIEMEGGTGGKFKMPHMKMPDVDISLPKGKIEGPDVEMEGRTGGMFKMPHMKMPDVDISLPKGKIEGPDIEMEGGTGGKFKMPDMKMPDVDISLPKGKIEGPDVEMEGGTGGKFKMPHMKMPDVDISLPKGKIEGPDVEMEGRTGGKFKMPHMKMPGFDISLPKGKIEGPDVEMERRTGGKFKMPHMKMPGFDISLPKGKIEGPDVEIEGRTGGKFKMPHMKMPDVDISLPKGKIEGPEMEIKGEGGKFKMPHLSMPSVDISLPKGKVEGPDIEMEGGTGGKFKMPHMKMPDFDISLPKGKIEGPDIEMEGGTGGKFKMPHMKMPDFDISLPKGKIEGPDVEMEGRTGGKFKMPHMKMPDVDISLPKRKIEGPDIEMEGGTGGKFKMPHMKMPDVDISLPKGKIEGPDVEMEGRTGGMFKMPHMKMPDVDISLPKGKIEGPDIEMEGGTGGKFKMPDMKMPDVDISLPKGKIEGPDVEMEGRTRGKFKMPHMKMPDVDISLPKGKIGGPDIEMEGSTGGKFKIPHMKMPDVDISLPKGKIEGPDMEIKGEGGKFKMPHLSMPSVDISLPKGKIEGPDIEMEGGTGGKFKMPHMKMPNIDISLPKGKIEGPDVEMEGGTGGKFKMPHMKMPDVDISLPKGKTEGPDVEIEGGTGGKFKMPLMKMPNIDVSLPKGKIEGPDVEIEGGAGGKFKLPHWKMPDVDIAFSKGKSGKIEGVELEIEVGKSAMPHITMPSVDMSLPKGKTEGPKVEIKGEGGKFKMPKVDISLPKGKPSIKGPEVDIKGDGGQFKMPNVGISIPKGKESIDISEEKMAADGGTIQLPHVKMPKVDISLPKGKSKDIEATAIEMEVTGGKFKGPHVKLPKGGISVLKDKSGEVEINLPTVEAGGKVKVPQVTSPDLDIDVRLGKPKQDTEAHGEADLHVEGEHKGLKLKMPTIDIKGPKGDLELDIGLHRGEGNKDRKKIELPDLDLNTTGSSSKVKGPKVKGTKFKIGMPKKKTGRDVTAEAKICKKCGDEEIGGKAKHRCRGKERFEHDVKLETHNGHKDNKDRINIPVPEVTIPTKQGSAELGTGGEGSLLSPRADIKVPRIPDIEFDIATSHNEDEDKTEKGKKIKIPKFGVPLPSMSSPEGKLNIFGPEIQYEGPKMPKVKKAVFVLVNPPQTGEHAACTGHLEKETTPEADKEDVKVKMPKIKMKPSFGKSKDKAAAVSFSPGKSGSFDVNLRGNGSGSSLNGEKDACPHKASNDDKRTFSGKIKLPKVELTSPYGKMAAEGEDTEMSLKLGKDSSPGEVEGDTKGLEVQSGKMAFAGFSDELSKDVVSSHARTDMLDRDSSESPASFTMEFSSAKVQSWSEVESHSRESEERESSPWFKVPKFTLKPHSTGFLQITPEGSPQAQRKGEVGGEADVSGSFCLHTSGLDFTTQDISEENRVSSTEDGSVTMVTKTTRITRHMVTSETRTGESSATTTTTHQASDFKH